The Archangium lipolyticum genome includes a window with the following:
- a CDS encoding class I SAM-dependent methyltransferase, whose amino-acid sequence MTAQRPPPRNWWAERATVIRQYDEMESRLTAPVSERMLDLACLRPGMRVLDVASGMGEPSLRAAQRVGPSGFVLGTDVSDGMLEAAREKARALALSNIEFRAADAETLEVPEQSFDAATVRWALMYMSRPERALERLWRALRPSGRLVCACWGGPGQVEYWSLPRRSLARFHQFPPVDPDAPGVFRFSDPERLRPLLTRSGFELEHAESMHVPVMEAEDGAGVVRWIRELGGPVAKVVEALPPEAQRAWEEEVARECEPSRADGKILLGGVTWLVVARR is encoded by the coding sequence CCGCCAGTACGACGAGATGGAGTCCCGCCTCACGGCGCCCGTCAGCGAGCGGATGCTCGACCTGGCCTGCCTTCGGCCGGGCATGCGGGTGCTCGATGTGGCTTCGGGGATGGGCGAGCCATCCCTCCGTGCCGCGCAGCGAGTGGGCCCCTCCGGCTTCGTGCTGGGAACGGACGTGTCCGACGGCATGCTGGAGGCCGCACGGGAGAAGGCACGCGCCCTGGCCCTCTCGAACATCGAGTTCCGTGCCGCGGATGCGGAGACGCTCGAGGTACCGGAGCAGTCCTTCGATGCGGCGACCGTGCGCTGGGCGTTGATGTACATGTCCCGGCCCGAGCGGGCGCTCGAGCGCCTCTGGCGGGCACTCCGTCCCTCCGGGCGCCTGGTGTGCGCATGCTGGGGGGGTCCCGGGCAGGTCGAGTACTGGTCGCTGCCGCGCAGGAGCCTGGCCCGTTTCCATCAATTTCCCCCCGTGGACCCCGATGCTCCGGGCGTGTTCCGTTTCTCCGACCCCGAGCGCCTGCGCCCGCTGTTGACGCGCAGCGGGTTCGAGCTGGAGCACGCCGAGTCCATGCATGTGCCCGTGATGGAAGCGGAGGATGGGGCGGGCGTCGTGCGCTGGATTCGCGAGCTCGGGGGCCCCGTGGCGAAGGTCGTGGAGGCGCTGCCGCCGGAGGCTCAGCGGGCGTGGGAGGAGGAGGTCGCCCGCGAATGTGAGCCCTCTCGGGCTGACGGGAAGATCCTGCTCGGTGGAGTGACGTGGCTCGTCGTGGCGAGGCGGTAG
- the sitI6 gene encoding SitI6 family double-CXXCG motif immunity protein, whose product MKFYELERDPSLRYTGNLNASHKWGLPGIKPCLACGVQPEGRTSAQYPCVDLSVLPTEAQEKLLDSWPVPLEEFIRLREWVRPLVPPDAVLKTGAGFGPLQGTGRGTFGQLIMRNPWSLCMRREALERLQNAGVRGLLGCPTEVRFRTRNAPELRDIQFESHGRFHPDCLPPRAPPCPACGADKGYSVPEPYWLDAASLPEHVDMFRLADASTLIIANERLVDAVRRLELDGVVFKEVETR is encoded by the coding sequence ATGAAATTCTACGAACTGGAAAGAGATCCGTCGCTTCGCTACACGGGCAACCTGAACGCCTCCCACAAGTGGGGGCTACCCGGTATCAAGCCCTGCCTTGCCTGTGGTGTGCAGCCAGAGGGGCGGACATCGGCCCAGTATCCATGCGTGGATTTGTCGGTGCTGCCAACCGAGGCACAGGAGAAGCTGTTGGATTCCTGGCCCGTCCCGCTCGAGGAATTCATCCGGTTGCGTGAGTGGGTGCGCCCGTTGGTGCCTCCGGACGCCGTGCTGAAAACGGGAGCGGGGTTCGGTCCGCTTCAGGGAACAGGTAGGGGCACCTTCGGCCAGCTCATCATGCGGAATCCCTGGTCGCTCTGCATGCGCCGCGAGGCCTTGGAACGATTGCAGAACGCGGGCGTGCGTGGCCTCCTGGGCTGCCCCACCGAGGTACGGTTCCGCACCAGAAACGCACCCGAGTTGCGGGACATCCAGTTCGAATCCCACGGGCGATTCCACCCGGACTGCCTGCCGCCCAGGGCGCCTCCGTGTCCCGCGTGTGGTGCCGACAAGGGCTACAGCGTCCCGGAGCCGTATTGGCTCGACGCCGCATCGCTGCCGGAGCACGTGGACATGTTCCGGCTGGCCGACGCCTCGACGCTCATCATCGCCAATGAGCGTTTGGTGGACGCGGTACGGCGCCTGGAACTGGATGGAGTCGTCTTCAAGGAGGTGGAGACTCGCTGA
- the sitA6 gene encoding SitA6 family polymorphic toxin lipoprotein, with protein MTRARSSHCLLSLFLASLLLTACATVTPAEGGTPTCDDPGADQCVVLACDEGECGVFSCEDVDPEALVQVPQVHDVKLGQFSRPPFRSPSTQRNWRRAGLREDARPRMTFHFRYRQGFLPAFPRLDGKLIKHHLFPQAQEFRRWFKECGINIHEWTMLLPEHVHLRIHRGANGGPWNAAWQQYYRANQDRLVPREELIRKAFELALRFDIAGPLSPYYSAPVPPPGPQLLAP; from the coding sequence ATGACCAGAGCCCGCTCGAGCCATTGCCTGTTGTCGTTGTTTCTCGCCTCTCTGCTGCTGACCGCGTGCGCAACCGTCACACCCGCCGAGGGCGGCACTCCTACCTGCGACGACCCGGGCGCCGATCAGTGCGTCGTGCTGGCTTGTGACGAAGGCGAGTGCGGCGTCTTCAGCTGCGAGGACGTAGACCCGGAGGCGCTCGTGCAGGTGCCTCAGGTGCATGACGTGAAGCTGGGACAATTCTCTCGCCCTCCCTTTCGCAGCCCCAGCACCCAGCGCAACTGGAGACGAGCGGGGCTCCGGGAGGACGCCCGACCCCGGATGACGTTCCACTTCCGTTATCGCCAGGGCTTCCTCCCGGCCTTTCCCCGGCTCGACGGCAAGCTGATCAAGCACCATCTCTTTCCGCAGGCACAGGAGTTCAGGAGATGGTTCAAGGAGTGTGGCATCAACATCCACGAATGGACGATGCTCCTCCCGGAGCACGTGCACCTGCGCATCCATCGCGGCGCGAACGGCGGCCCGTGGAACGCGGCGTGGCAGCAGTACTATAGGGCCAATCAAGACCGTCTGGTGCCAAGGGAAGAGCTGATACGCAAGGCTTTCGAGCTGGCCCTGCGCTTCGACATCGCCGGTCCCCTCAGTCCGTATTACTCCGCTCCGGTGCCTCCGCCCGGACCTCAGCTTCTCGCCCCTTGA
- a CDS encoding RidA family protein, with protein MPVTLINPDGLLKTDALRYRQVAIATGTRQVHIAGQVAYDAEGRLVAPGDLAGQVAQAYRNVAIALAAAGATFRDVVRLTIYVVDWKREMLSDFLAGIERVSEELQIVPAPASLIGVSVLFEPGVLVEIEATAVVD; from the coding sequence ATGCCCGTAACCCTGATCAACCCCGACGGACTCCTGAAGACCGACGCGCTCCGATACCGACAGGTGGCGATTGCCACCGGTACCCGGCAGGTGCACATCGCGGGGCAGGTCGCGTATGACGCGGAGGGTCGGCTCGTCGCGCCGGGTGACCTGGCTGGACAGGTGGCGCAGGCCTACCGCAACGTCGCCATCGCCCTCGCGGCTGCCGGGGCGACGTTCCGCGACGTCGTCCGACTGACAATCTATGTGGTCGACTGGAAGCGCGAGATGCTATCCGACTTCCTTGCCGGCATCGAGCGAGTCTCCGAGGAGTTGCAGATCGTGCCGGCGCCGGCATCGCTGATCGGGGTCTCCGTGCTCTTCGAGCCGGGCGTCCTCGTCGAGATCGAAGCCACCGCAGTAGTGGACTGA
- a CDS encoding DUF2381 family protein yields MRTPLPIGSVLSLLFLASVAMARAPDARLEVRTLLLSDHPTRATHSIYVSGQVTTVLRFEQDCDPARTKLLGWEGRFEPPLVGGRKVVLEPIRDLGKDERIPLLVTLVDGTEIPFLVSPPLNEEWGWTDQQVNVFKDSKSYDAVLSTLYATLKREERLKEENERLKKEEKSVDHAWATLLVHGEQAKTPFRKERKMVLKNEDMDITIEAYSGPGKTAAVIHLTNTYNERPWKFRDARLTSTRTSDTARPFALRMDRTLLVQGQSGTIAVVADKSAFESKAGLVDLFLEIYREDGLQQVTVMLDHTLIRK; encoded by the coding sequence ATGCGAACCCCACTCCCCATCGGGTCTGTCCTGTCCCTGCTCTTCCTGGCCTCCGTGGCAATGGCCAGGGCTCCCGACGCGAGGCTCGAGGTCAGAACACTCCTGCTCTCGGACCACCCCACCAGGGCGACACACAGCATCTACGTGTCCGGCCAGGTGACCACCGTCCTCCGCTTCGAACAGGACTGCGATCCGGCCAGGACGAAGCTCCTGGGCTGGGAGGGCCGGTTCGAGCCCCCGCTCGTGGGAGGCAGGAAGGTGGTGCTGGAACCGATCCGTGATCTCGGCAAGGACGAACGGATTCCCCTGCTCGTGACGCTCGTGGACGGAACCGAGATTCCGTTCCTCGTGAGCCCACCACTCAATGAGGAGTGGGGGTGGACGGACCAACAGGTGAACGTGTTCAAGGACAGCAAGAGCTACGACGCGGTGCTCTCCACCCTCTACGCCACACTCAAGCGAGAAGAGAGGCTGAAAGAGGAGAACGAGCGGCTCAAGAAGGAAGAGAAATCGGTCGACCACGCCTGGGCCACGCTCCTCGTCCATGGGGAGCAAGCCAAGACGCCCTTCCGGAAGGAGCGAAAGATGGTCCTGAAGAACGAGGACATGGACATCACCATCGAGGCCTATTCGGGGCCAGGAAAGACCGCGGCCGTCATCCACCTGACCAACACGTACAACGAAAGGCCGTGGAAGTTCAGGGATGCCCGACTGACCTCCACTCGCACCTCCGATACGGCTCGGCCCTTCGCACTTCGCATGGACCGGACCCTGCTCGTCCAGGGTCAGTCAGGGACAATCGCAGTGGTGGCGGACAAGAGTGCCTTCGAGTCGAAAGCGGGCCTCGTTGACCTGTTCTTGGAGATCTACCGCGAAGACGGGCTCCAGCAGGTGACCGTCATGCTGGATCATACGCTCATTCGAAAGTAG
- a CDS encoding serine/threonine protein kinase: MPTIQAFLLGTVVLLLTSSGCTTTSGGVALRPDGTPGPQECPEEAKKAMRYLKLHVGDSAWVELDANQIKSRPITLYDGPLESILKEDLGTLEATTRLYGQVWTAGPQVVIRYYEAHPPESEKIPICAVARLSENQLRKRPESLPGTAILDFSVAGADIVDAFR; the protein is encoded by the coding sequence ATGCCCACAATCCAAGCGTTCTTGCTCGGCACTGTCGTCCTGCTCCTGACGTCCTCTGGCTGTACAACGACCAGTGGCGGGGTGGCGTTGCGTCCGGATGGAACGCCGGGTCCACAGGAGTGCCCGGAGGAAGCCAAGAAGGCGATGCGCTATCTGAAGCTGCACGTCGGGGACTCCGCGTGGGTGGAGCTCGACGCGAACCAGATCAAGTCGAGGCCCATCACACTCTATGACGGGCCGCTCGAGAGCATCCTGAAGGAGGACCTCGGCACGCTCGAAGCGACCACCCGGCTGTACGGGCAGGTCTGGACCGCCGGGCCACAGGTCGTCATCCGGTACTACGAGGCCCACCCGCCAGAGAGCGAGAAGATCCCCATCTGCGCGGTGGCCCGGCTCAGTGAGAATCAGCTCCGCAAGCGGCCCGAGTCGCTGCCTGGGACCGCCATCCTCGACTTCTCCGTCGCGGGGGCCGATATCGTCGACGCCTTTCGGTAG
- a CDS encoding MBL fold metallo-hydrolase gives MKTVSLARRLLRRGLAFLSVVLGLALGGVGIGGCIFSAPTWKGPPSDHFDGERFVNLEPRERGSVLKWQLTKEPGPWSDWHEELPGPPPPERVGPGDLRVTLINHATVLLQLDGLNILTDPIYSERCSPVSFIGPRRVRPPGIRFEELPPIDVVVLSHNHYDHMDVPTLRRLQEKFPDLRVFAGLGNRAFLESKGLRHVTEVDWWQEFPLSPEVTLVSARTQHFSNRGLLDRDGTLWTGYVFRGPHGTTYFAGDTGWGRQFAEARERFGPMRLAVLPIGAYKPERFMSPVHVSPREAIQASVVLGARYSVPMHYGTFPLGDDGETEAVEELKRALAERGQQAPEWWVLGFGEGRNVPPMEGASNP, from the coding sequence ATGAAAACGGTTTCCCTGGCCAGACGTCTGCTGCGCCGTGGTCTCGCGTTCCTGTCCGTGGTGCTCGGACTCGCCCTGGGCGGCGTGGGCATCGGCGGCTGCATCTTCTCCGCGCCCACCTGGAAGGGCCCCCCGAGCGACCACTTCGACGGCGAGCGCTTCGTCAACCTGGAGCCCCGCGAGCGGGGGAGCGTGCTGAAGTGGCAGCTGACCAAGGAGCCAGGCCCCTGGTCCGACTGGCACGAGGAGTTGCCCGGCCCGCCTCCGCCCGAGCGCGTGGGCCCCGGCGACCTGCGCGTGACGCTCATCAACCACGCCACGGTGCTGCTGCAGCTCGACGGGCTCAACATCCTCACCGACCCCATCTACAGCGAACGCTGTAGCCCGGTCTCCTTCATCGGCCCCAGGCGCGTGCGTCCCCCGGGCATCCGCTTCGAGGAGCTGCCCCCCATCGACGTGGTGGTGCTCAGCCACAACCACTACGACCACATGGACGTGCCCACCCTGCGCCGGCTCCAGGAGAAGTTCCCCGACCTGCGCGTCTTCGCGGGCCTGGGCAACCGTGCCTTCCTCGAAAGCAAGGGTCTGCGCCATGTCACCGAAGTGGACTGGTGGCAGGAGTTCCCGCTGAGCCCCGAGGTCACACTGGTGAGCGCGCGCACCCAGCACTTCTCCAACCGGGGCCTGTTGGACCGCGATGGGACGCTGTGGACGGGCTACGTCTTCCGCGGTCCGCACGGCACCACGTACTTCGCGGGAGACACCGGCTGGGGACGGCAGTTCGCCGAGGCCCGCGAGCGCTTCGGCCCCATGCGGCTGGCGGTGCTCCCCATCGGCGCCTACAAGCCCGAGCGCTTCATGTCTCCCGTGCACGTGTCACCGCGCGAGGCCATCCAGGCCAGCGTGGTCCTGGGCGCGCGCTACAGCGTCCCCATGCACTACGGCACCTTCCCGCTCGGGGACGACGGTGAGACGGAGGCGGTGGAGGAGCTCAAGCGCGCGCTCGCCGAGCGTGGCCAGCAGGCCCCCGAGTGGTGGGTGCTGGGCTTCGGCGAGGGACGCAACGTGCCCCCGATGGAAGGGGCCTCCAACCCCTGA
- a CDS encoding sensor histidine kinase yields MSSHRIATLLAVGLVTLVGSGARGAEPPGRVGFRSYGAEAGIENPDLLWILQDGEGFVWAGALDAVYRFDGTRFDRFGLEVGLPSGPVEDATLDAGGRLLLVTQGGVVRWEEGHFAALPMPGVPSPLWCVRLDSNKRMLVGTEQGLYVEAEPGRFVREPGWPGGPAHTLWVDASGALQVASGTRLLSRGTQARWLVREEVGGGGPILALVRDGSGRLWVSGDRWLLMQPRDGAPFEDRSALLEGARGSGRRLRVGRRGQLLVPTYRGLLEVEGERAGFLRLGLSELGARARDVLDDDEGVLWIASQGVQRALGRGLWTIHDASSGLPSNLIWGMARGPDGTLWVGTDSGLVRGTPEGWVPIPELRGHALKAVEVDDKGVVWASGNPGGLHRYEPWSGRLRTFDAASGFPARSTYGMTVEPDGTLWTVGTSGLVRGAPSGEGLSFETVLPASERTVFFGVIRDGAGRLWAAGDGLHVREGGVFRRLGTAEGLRDDQVRYLLARRDGRVCVSYFQPLGLSCFTYRDGKLADLVHLSRGMGLNNGVVYQIGEDSAGRLWVGTAAGVDVLDDKGRLEHHSASGGLPGDDCNGNSFLAEADGTVWVGTSNGLGRFEGAHYTGPAAPPRVTLLETSLGKRTLARPPMGGLEAEHDEATLEVRFADLGFVDEFQVEHEVRLVGLDDWHAFRGQSVRYSALAPGGYRFEARARNGRGEWGPVAGVDLRVHPPWWAAWWARSLGVLLLGAAVAGVVRWRGSRLQRRNAELVHLVEARTVELDEAREKVVQAEKLSAMGQLLARLSHEINNPLTAIHNNLPPVREYFELLSEALRRCRARLETHPEEVEELDRMWRELDLDYALQDTPEALEAMRYATERIRSTQADLRAFLRGERPRLESGDLNEVVGETVELVRRSQPHAARVEVHYGEVPRFFFHRGQLGQVVLNLLRNALEAMGAQGRVRVSTCVRDGMAELVVADEGPGVPAELRARIFEPFFTTKEVGTGLGLAICRQLITENHGGTFELDDSVPQGACFRVRLPLAQREREAA; encoded by the coding sequence ATGTCGTCGCATCGGATCGCCACGCTCCTGGCCGTGGGCCTTGTCACCCTGGTGGGTAGTGGGGCCAGAGGCGCGGAGCCTCCAGGTCGTGTCGGGTTCAGGAGCTACGGCGCGGAGGCGGGGATCGAAAACCCCGACCTGCTGTGGATCCTCCAGGACGGGGAGGGGTTCGTCTGGGCCGGCGCCCTGGACGCGGTGTACCGCTTCGACGGCACGCGCTTCGACCGCTTCGGGCTGGAGGTCGGTCTGCCGTCGGGGCCGGTGGAGGACGCGACGCTCGATGCCGGGGGGCGGTTGCTCCTGGTGACGCAGGGGGGCGTGGTCCGCTGGGAGGAGGGCCACTTCGCCGCCCTGCCGATGCCCGGTGTCCCCTCGCCGCTGTGGTGCGTCCGCCTGGACTCCAACAAGCGGATGCTGGTGGGGACCGAGCAGGGGCTGTACGTGGAGGCCGAGCCGGGGCGCTTCGTCCGGGAGCCGGGGTGGCCGGGCGGACCGGCCCACACGCTCTGGGTGGATGCCTCGGGCGCGCTCCAGGTGGCCTCGGGCACGCGCCTGCTGAGCCGCGGCACGCAGGCGCGCTGGCTGGTTCGCGAGGAGGTGGGCGGTGGAGGCCCCATCCTCGCTCTCGTGCGCGATGGGAGCGGCCGCCTGTGGGTGAGCGGTGACAGGTGGCTTCTCATGCAGCCCCGGGACGGCGCGCCGTTCGAGGATCGCTCCGCGCTGCTTGAGGGCGCGCGGGGCTCGGGACGCCGTCTGCGCGTGGGGCGCCGGGGACAGCTGCTGGTGCCGACCTATCGCGGCCTGCTCGAGGTGGAAGGCGAGCGCGCGGGCTTCCTCCGGTTGGGTCTCTCGGAGCTGGGCGCGCGGGCGCGGGACGTCCTGGATGATGACGAGGGGGTGCTCTGGATCGCCAGTCAGGGCGTGCAGCGTGCCCTGGGCCGGGGCCTGTGGACCATCCACGACGCCTCCTCCGGGCTGCCCTCGAACCTCATCTGGGGTATGGCCCGGGGTCCCGACGGGACGTTGTGGGTGGGGACCGATAGCGGGCTGGTGCGCGGCACACCCGAGGGGTGGGTTCCCATCCCGGAGCTGCGCGGCCATGCGCTCAAGGCCGTGGAGGTGGATGACAAGGGCGTGGTGTGGGCCTCGGGCAATCCAGGGGGGCTCCACCGCTACGAGCCCTGGAGCGGAAGGCTGCGGACGTTCGACGCGGCCTCGGGTTTTCCGGCGCGCTCCACGTATGGGATGACGGTGGAGCCGGATGGCACGTTGTGGACGGTGGGCACCTCCGGTCTGGTGCGCGGGGCGCCCTCTGGCGAGGGGCTGTCCTTCGAGACGGTGCTGCCCGCCAGCGAGCGGACCGTCTTCTTCGGTGTAATCCGGGATGGGGCGGGCCGACTGTGGGCCGCGGGGGATGGGCTGCACGTGCGCGAGGGGGGCGTGTTCCGCCGGCTGGGCACCGCCGAGGGGCTGCGGGACGACCAGGTGCGCTACCTGCTGGCCCGGCGGGATGGACGGGTGTGCGTGTCCTATTTCCAGCCCCTGGGCCTGAGCTGCTTCACCTACCGGGACGGGAAGCTCGCCGACCTGGTCCACCTGAGCCGGGGCATGGGGCTCAACAACGGCGTCGTCTATCAGATTGGCGAGGACTCGGCGGGCCGGCTCTGGGTGGGGACGGCCGCCGGGGTGGACGTGCTGGACGACAAGGGGAGGCTCGAGCACCACAGCGCGAGCGGGGGATTGCCGGGGGATGACTGCAACGGCAACTCCTTCCTGGCGGAAGCGGACGGGACGGTCTGGGTGGGCACGTCGAATGGGCTCGGGCGCTTCGAGGGAGCGCACTACACCGGCCCGGCCGCGCCGCCGCGGGTGACCCTGCTGGAGACCTCGCTGGGGAAGCGCACGCTCGCCCGGCCGCCGATGGGGGGCCTCGAGGCCGAGCACGACGAGGCGACCCTGGAGGTCCGGTTCGCGGACCTGGGCTTCGTCGATGAATTCCAGGTGGAGCACGAGGTGCGCCTGGTGGGGCTGGATGACTGGCACGCCTTCCGGGGCCAGTCGGTGCGCTACAGCGCGCTGGCGCCGGGCGGCTACCGCTTCGAGGCGCGTGCGCGGAATGGCCGGGGCGAGTGGGGACCCGTGGCGGGCGTGGACCTCCGGGTGCACCCGCCGTGGTGGGCCGCCTGGTGGGCGAGGAGTCTGGGCGTGCTGCTGCTGGGGGCCGCCGTGGCGGGGGTGGTGCGCTGGCGGGGCTCGAGGCTGCAGCGCAGGAACGCCGAACTGGTGCACCTGGTGGAGGCGCGCACCGTCGAGCTCGACGAGGCGCGCGAGAAGGTGGTGCAGGCGGAGAAGCTCTCGGCCATGGGGCAGCTGCTGGCGCGGCTGTCCCATGAAATCAACAACCCGCTCACGGCCATCCACAACAACCTGCCACCGGTGCGCGAGTACTTCGAGCTGCTGTCCGAGGCGCTGCGGCGCTGCCGGGCGCGGCTCGAGACGCATCCCGAGGAGGTGGAGGAGCTGGATCGGATGTGGCGGGAGCTGGACCTGGACTACGCGCTCCAGGACACGCCCGAGGCGTTGGAGGCCATGAGGTACGCCACCGAGCGCATCCGCTCCACGCAGGCGGACCTGCGGGCCTTCCTGCGCGGCGAGCGCCCGCGCCTGGAGTCCGGAGACCTCAACGAGGTGGTGGGCGAGACGGTGGAGCTGGTCCGTCGCTCGCAGCCCCATGCCGCGAGGGTGGAGGTCCACTATGGCGAGGTGCCCCGGTTCTTCTTCCACCGGGGGCAGCTGGGCCAGGTGGTGCTGAACCTGCTGCGCAACGCCCTGGAGGCCATGGGGGCGCAGGGGAGGGTGCGGGTGAGCACGTGCGTGCGGGACGGCATGGCCGAGCTGGTGGTGGCCGATGAGGGCCCGGGCGTTCCTGCGGAGCTGAGGGCGCGCATCTTCGAGCCCTTCTTCACCACGAAGGAGGTGGGGACGGGGCTGGGGCTGGCCATCTGCCGGCAGCTCATCACGGAGAACCACGGGGGCACGTTCGAGCTGGACGACTCCGTGCCGCAGGGGGCGTGCTTCCGGGTGCGGCTGCCGCTCGCGCAGCGGGAGCGCGAGGCGGCCTGA
- a CDS encoding TetR/AcrR family transcriptional regulator, with protein MSGHRVKASKPRAGGAPTTELRERIRREATRLIAQRGFGAISVNDVAQAVGISKQALLYHYPSREALHEAVVSSIVEQSNQHLLLLLSAFSGHGEERLALAMKQLREFFDAEPDAARVILREVLDGDPTQVSRLQRSMEPWLRLVVDALRQGQREGRVRPELDAEAAVAHMGMLLLTSFALRKVGPWPEADDAEWRERWLSEAVLIIQRYLFTDPPAPERPKARRPSPRRQTK; from the coding sequence ATGAGCGGACACAGAGTGAAGGCAAGCAAGCCGCGCGCGGGCGGAGCACCCACGACCGAGCTGCGTGAGCGGATCCGCCGGGAGGCGACCCGTCTCATCGCCCAGCGGGGCTTCGGCGCCATCTCCGTCAATGACGTGGCGCAGGCCGTGGGCATCAGCAAGCAGGCGCTCCTCTACCACTACCCCTCGCGCGAGGCCCTGCACGAGGCGGTCGTCTCCTCCATCGTCGAGCAATCCAACCAACACCTGCTGCTGCTGCTCAGCGCCTTCTCCGGCCACGGGGAGGAGCGGCTGGCGCTGGCCATGAAGCAGTTGCGTGAGTTCTTCGATGCCGAGCCGGACGCCGCGCGCGTCATCCTGCGCGAGGTGCTGGATGGAGACCCCACGCAGGTGTCGCGCCTGCAGCGGAGCATGGAGCCGTGGCTGCGCCTCGTGGTGGACGCGCTCCGTCAGGGGCAGCGGGAGGGGCGGGTCCGCCCGGAGCTGGACGCCGAGGCGGCGGTGGCCCACATGGGCATGTTGCTGCTGACCTCCTTCGCGCTGCGGAAGGTGGGACCCTGGCCCGAGGCGGACGACGCGGAGTGGCGCGAGCGCTGGCTGAGCGAGGCCGTCCTCATCATCCAGCGCTACCTCTTCACCGATCCTCCGGCGCCCGAGCGCCCGAAGGCGCGGCGGCCCTCCCCACGCCGTCAGACGAAGTAG